The Flavobacterium sp. 20NA77.7 genome includes the window GGCTCCTAAACATTCAACACCAACAAATTGAAATAATCCGTCTTTAGAAATTTCACCTTCTTTAACGCCTAATTTTTCACAAGCGTAATCCATTAAATCTTCTACACCACGAGTAGCACAACAAGATGTTCTACAGAATTCGAACATATATTTTGCAACGGGTTTTGTATTAAACATGGTATAAAAAGTAACTACTTCATAAACCTCAATAGGTTGAATTTCTAAAATTTCTGCTACTTTGTTTTGCAAATCAACACTCAACCAATTATCATGAGCATCTTGTACTTCATGTAATACAGGGATTAAAGCAGATTTCTTTTTATCGGCAGGATAATGACCGATCAATTCATTAATTCGAGCCATTAATTCTGGCGTGATACTAATATTTTGCGTTGCGTTTGATACTTCCATTTTTTTAAGCGTCTAATTCGCCAGCGATTACGTTTAAACTTGATAATATTGCAATTGCATCTGAAAGCATCGCTCCTTTTATCATTTCAGGATAGGCTTGGTAATAAATAAAGCAAGGTCTTCTGAAATGTAAACGATAAGGGGTTCTACTTCCATCGGTTATTAAATAGAATCCTAATTCTCCATTACCACCCTCTACTGGATGATACACTTCAGCAACTGGGACAGGAACTTCTCCCATAACAATTTTAAAGTGATAAATTAAGGCTTCCATGTTGTTATATACATCTTCTTTTGGTGGAAGATAATAATCGGGTACATCTGCGTGATAAGGACCTTCAGGTAATTTGTCTAAGGCTTGACGAATAATTTTTAGGGATTCCCAAACTTCTGCATTTCTAACACAGAATCGATCGTATGTGTCCCCTGATTTACCTACAGGCACGTCAAATTCAAAATCTTCATAAGAACTATAAGGTTGTGCTATACGGACATCATAATCTACGCCAGCAGCTCTTAAATTTGGACCTGTAAATCCATAACTAATTGCTTTTTCAGCAGAAATTGGACCTACATTTACCGTTCTATCAATAAAAATTCTGTTTCTTGTAAATAGACTTTCAAATTCTTCCCATGCTTTAGGAAATTCTTCTAAGAAAGTATTTAATTTTTCAAATGCAGCGGGACTCCAATCTCTTTCAAAACCACCTATTCTACCCATGTTTGTAGTTAAACGAGCGCCACAGATTTCTTCGTAGATTTCATAGATTTTTTCACGAAATTGAAACACATATAAGAACCCAGTATATGCTCCTGTATCTACACCCAAAATTGAATTACAAATTAGGTGGTCTGCAATACGAGCTAATTCCATTACAATAACACGTAAATATTGTGCTCTTTTTGGGACTTCGATATTAAGTAATTTTTCTAATGTCATCCACCAAGCCATGTTGTTTATTGGTGACGAACAATAGTTCATACGATCGGTTAAGGGTGTAATTTGATAAAACGGACGATTTTCGGCAATTTTTTCAAAAGCTCTATGAATATAGCCTATTGTTGGCTCTGCATCAAGGATTCGTTCACCATCCATTAAAAGGATATTCTGAAAGATACCATGTGTAGCAGGGTGTGTTGGACCAAGATTTAGAATAGCTAATTCACTTCCATCTTCATTATGACGCTCTTCTATATATTTGTAATAGCGATGATCTGCTGGTAATACTACTTTCCCCATTTCTTAAAAATTAAGCATTATTGATTGTTCTTCCGAAGAAACGGTCATCTTTATCTGTTCGTCCAGAATCTTCCATTGGGAATTCTTTTCTTAGTGGGAACGATATCATTTCGTCCATATTTAATATGCGGCATAGATTTGGGTGTCCATCAAAATGAATTCCATAAAAATCATATGTTTCTCTTTCTTGCCAATCGGCCGAAAGGAATAAATTTGAAACAGTTTCAATATGTGGGTGTTCACCACTTAAAAAAGCTTTGATTCTAATTCTTTTGTTTTCAAACCAATTGTGCATGTGATAGACCACACAAAATTGTTCTTCCACAGGGCTTTCTGGATAGTGTACCCCACAAACATCTGTTAAAAAATTAAAATTTAAAGAAGGATCTTCTTTAAGATATCTCATTACTTCAACAATAGAAGGTGATTCCACTTCAAAAACGAACATATCATATTCAGTTCTAAAGTGTTTCACTTTTTCTCCAAAAGTGTCTTGTAATTTATTTTGTATGTCTAATGATTCTAAAGCCATTATTACTCTATGTTATAGGAAGCTAGTAATTCTTTATATTCTTCAGAATTTCTTCTGCGTGTTGATTCGTTTTTCACTAATTCTTGTAATTGCATTACGCCATCTACAATTTGTTCTGGTCTTGGTGGGCATCCTGGAACATATACATCCACAGGTAATACTTTGTCAATTCCTTGTAGTACAGAATAGGTGTCAAATATTCCTCCTGATGAAGCACAAGCACCTACTGCAATAACCCATCTAGGTTCTGACATTTGTTCGTATACTTGTCGTAGTATAGGCGCCATTTTTTTGGAAATAGTCCCCATAACTAATAACATGTCTGCTTGACGTGGAGAGAAACTCACACGCTCTGAACCAAATCTTGCCAAATCATAATGTGAGGCCATAGTTGCCATAAATTCAATTCCACAACATGATGTAGCAAAAGGTAGAGGCCAAAGCGAATTAGCACGAGCTAAACCAATAACTTGGTCAAATCGTGTCGCAAAAAATCCTTCTCCTTGAATTCCTTCAGGAGCATCTGCCATTTTAACATTTTCTGATTTTTCCATTTTTTGCAAATATTTATTCCCACACTAATGCTTTCTTCTTAATAACATAGAAGAAACCTATTAGCAATAAGATCATGAAAATTCCCATTTTTACTAATCCATCAATTCCCATTTCTTTAAAATTAACGGCCCATGGATACATAAATATAACTTCTACATCAAATAATACAAAAAGTATGGCTACTAAGAAGTATTTTACAGAGAAAGGTATACGTGCGTTACCTACGGATTCGATGCCGCATTCAAAACTTTTATTTTTATTTTCGGAAGATCTTTTTGGTCCTAATAAATTGGAAATCAATATAGTTCCTCCAACAAATCCTACAGCAAGCAGTACCTGCATAAAGATGGGTATAAAATCGTGTTGTGAAGTTTGCATTTTTATGCCATTTTAAATGAGCCACAAAATTAATTTGTCTATATGTATTATCAAAATTTTATACCTAAATACGAAACATATTTTGGTAAAATATGATTATTTAAATTCAATCTAAATAATATTGAATAAAGGCATAAAAAAAACGCTCCGTTTAGGAGCGTTTTTCAGGTAATAAATTAATCGTTTATGATGACTACATTAGTTGCTACAATTCCTTTTCTACCTTCTTCTTCTTCGTAACTTACGCGGTCTCCCTCGTTTAAATTGTCTACTTTAATTCCTGTTACGTGTACAAAGATGTCTTTGCCTGTTTCTTCGTTAGTGATGAATCCAAAACCTTTAGATTCATTGAAGAATTTTACTGTTCCTGTTTGCATTATTATGCGTTTAAAATAATTAATAATGCTCAAATATAGTCATTTAGAATTACTATCCAAGAAAATGTTGTAATTATTTTAAAATATTCAATTTAATATGCAATTCATCGAGTTGTTTTTCATCTATAAAAGAAGGTGCATCAATCATTACATCTCTTCCAGAATTATTTTTAGGGAATGCAATAAAATCTCTGATTGTTTCTTGTCCGCCAAGTATTGCTACTAATCTATCTAAACCAAAAGCTAATCCTCCGTGTGGTGGTGCCCCATATTGAAAAGCATTCATCAAAAAGCCAAATTGATTTTCTGCTTCTTCTTTCGTAAAACCTAACAATTCAAACATTCTAGCTTGTAAATCTTTATCATGGACACGAATAGAACCCCCACCAATTTCATTACCATTTAACACCATGTCATAGGCATTGGCTCTAATTTTTCCAGGCTCAGATTGCAGTAAATGCAAATCTTCAGGTTTGGGAGAAGTAAATGGATGATGCATAGCATGATATCTTTTACTTTCTTCATCCCATTCTAACAAAGGAAAATCTACAACCCATAAGGGAGCAAATTCATCCGGTTTTCTTAAACCTAATCGGTTGCCTAATTCCATGCGCAATGCGCTCAATTGTGTTCTTGTTTTATCTGCTGGTCCTGATAAAACTAAAATTAAATCTCCTGGTTTGGCACCCGTTAGTTCTGCCCATTTTTTTAAGTCTTCTTGGTCATAAAATTTATCCACGGAAGATTTAAGCGAACCATCTAATTCATATTTACAGTACACCATTCCGCTTGCTCCAACTTGAGGGCGTTTTACCCAATCAATTAACCCATCAATTTCTTTTCTGGTAAAAGCGGCGCAATCTGGAACGGCAATACCTACTACTAATTCCGCAGCATTAAATACACCAAAATCTTTATGTTGAGCCACGGTGTTTAATTCCCCAAATTTCATTCCAAAACGAATATCTGGTTTGTCATTACCATAGGTTTTCATGGCGTAGTCATACGTTATTCTTGGAAACGTAGCAACATCAATTCCTTTTATTTCTTTAAGTAAGTGACGGGTAAGTCCTTCAAATGTGTTTAGTATGTCCTCTTGTTCTACAAAAGCCATTTCACAATCAATTTGTGTAAATTCTGGCTGTCTGTCGGCTCTTAAGTCTTCATCGCGAAAACATTTCACAATTTGAAAATATTTATCCATTCCACCCACCATTAACAATTGTTTGAAAGTTTGTGGCGATTGTGGCAAAGCATAAAATTGTCCTTCGTTCATTCTACTCGGCACTACAAAATCACGAGCACCTTCAGGTGTAGATTTTATTAAATAAGGCGTTTCTACTTCACAAAAATCTAAATCAGAAAGGTATTTTCTTACCTCCATGGCTACTTTATGACGGAATAATAAACTGTTTTTAACAGGATTTCTTCTGATGTCTAAGTAACGGTATTTCATTCTAATGTCTTCACCACCATCTGTTTCATCTTCAATAGTAAAGGGCGGAAGTTGCGCTTCATTCAAAACAACTAATTCGGTAACAAGTATTTCTATATCTCCAGTTGGAATGTTTTTGTTTTTAGATTCACGTTCAATCACAGTTCCTTTTACTTGTATAACAAATTCTCTACCAAGTGTTTTTGCTTTTTCGAATACATCTTTCGCAGTTCTACTTTCATCAAAAATTAATTGGGTAATTCCATAGCGATCTCTTAAATCAACCCAAATCATAAATCCTTTATCACGAGATTTTTGCACCCAACCGGCAACGGTAACTTCTTGACTGATGTGTGATGCATTTAATTCACCACAAGAATGACTTCTGTACATTTCTATTATTTTTTTGCAAAAGTATAATATTTTTAATTTTTTGTGGTTGTATTAATTAATAATCTTAACAAGAATTTTTAATTTAGTATGCTAAAAAAAATTATTTTTACACTTTAAATAAATCTAAATCGACACAAATGAAAAACAAAATCACATTTTTTGGGACATTAGTGGTTACACTTTTCTCTCTTACCTCTTTTGCACAAGCAAAACTTACAATCAACATGTTAAATAAGCCCTCAGATACAATATATGTAAGAGGAAAAGGGTTTAACCAGATGATTGTTGCAGATAAAAAAGGAACTTTTAGCGCATCATTTGCTGTCACAGATGGATTTTATAAATTAGATACAGGCGAACAGTATGCGGATTTATATTTAACAAATAAATCAAATTTAAAAGCAACATTAGACTATTCTAAATTTGATGAAACCTTAAAATTTGATGGAACAGATGCTGCAGAAAATAATTTTTTAGCACAACAAACGCTAACACAAGAAGCGGATATGGAATTATTATTTACAGCAACTGACGAAGCAGATTTAACTAAAAAAAGTGAAAATTTTAGAAGTAATGTTATGAACAGATTAGCTTCTAATTTGAATGCAGATTTTGTTACTAAAGTTAAAGAGTCTACTGAAAAAAATATTAAAGGAATTACTGAATATATTAAAAGTTCTTTAGAGGTAAAGAAATTGAACGGTTCTGTTTCACCAACATTTGCGTATGAAAATGTTGAGGGTAAAATTATTAAATTAGAAGATTTTAAAGGAAAATATGTCTATGTAGATGTTTGGGCAACATGGTGTGGTCCTTGTAGAGCTGAAATTCCACATTTGAAAAAAGCAGAAGAGGCTTTTCATGGAAAAAACATTGAATTTGTCAGTATTTCTGTTGATGTGCTTAAAGACAAAGAAAAATGGAAAAAATTTGTTACTGAAAAACAATTAGGAGGTGTACAAGTGCTAGCAGATAAAGATTGGCGTTCCGATTTTGTAACAGGATATAAAATTCAAGGAATTCCAAGATTTATTTTAATTGGCCCTGATGGAAAAATTGTGAATGCAGATGCACCAAGACCTTCATCTTCTGAATTAACAAATTTATTAAATACTATAGTAAAATAATAGAGCTGCCTTCGGGCAGTTTTTTATTTACTAACAAATAAATTGATTAATGTTGACTATTTCTTTTTAATTTTGCACAACTTTAAAATTTATATAAAATGAAAGTAGCCGTAGTAGGAGCCACAGGAATGGTGGGAGAAGTTATGTTACAAGTTTTAGCAGAACGAAATTTTCCAGTAACAGAATTAATTCCTGTTGCTTCAGAAAAATCTGTTGGAAAAGAAATCACTTGGAAAGGGAATACATATAAAGTAGTAGGTTTAGCAACAGCCGTTGAAATGAAACCAGAAATTGCTTTGTTCTCTGCTGGAGGTGATACTTCAAAAGAATGGGCCCCAAGATTTGCGGCTGCAGGAACAACAGTGATTGACAATTCGTCAGCGTGGAGAATGGATATTACCAAAAAATTAGTGGTTCCAGAAATCAATGCTTCAGTGCTTACTAAAGAAGATAAAATTATTGCCAATCCTAATTGCTCTACCATTCAAATGGTAATGGCATTAGCGCCTTTACACCAAAAATATGGTATCAATAGAATTGTTGTTTCTACTTATCAATCCATTACAGGAACAGGAGTTAAAGCGGTTCAGCAATTAGAGAATGAATACAAAGGCATACAAGGCGATATGGCATACAAGTATCCAATCCATAGAAATGCTATTCCACAATGTGATGTGTTTGAAGAAAATGGATACACTAAAGAAGAAATGAAATTAGTTCGTGAAACTCAAAAAATTCTTGGAAATGATGCTATTCAGGTAACTGCAACCGCTATTAGAATTCCAGTAGTAGGAGGACATAGTGAAGCCGTTAATGTAGAATTTACTAAAGATTTTGATGTTAACGAAGTGCGCAATTTACTGCACCATACCCCAGGTGTTACGGTACAAGATAATTTGGACACTTATACTTATCCTATGCCAATATATGCTGAGGGTAAAGACGATGTATTTGTAGGTAGAATTAGAAGAGATGAAAGTCAACCTAACACATTAAACATGTGGATAGTAGCCGATAATTTAAGAAAAGGAGCGGCCACAAACACGATTCAAATAGCAGAATATTTAGTAGCAAATAGTTTAGTGTAATTAAATGAAATACAAGTATGTAAAGATTAATTTTTTAGTACTGATAGTAATGATATTTGCCATTTGCTATCAGTCTTTACATATTTTTATAGATGAAGCACATCATCATCTCCAAGCAAAACATTCGAACAATGTAAAAACAATCGCTTACAAAAAGCTATACACAGAGAAAGAAGAATGTCCAGTCTGCGAATTTGAGTTTGCTGCATTTCTTTCTTCAGAAATTTTTACATTTAAATTCATAAATCTTCAATCCAAATTCCATTTTATTGACAACTATATTTCTATAGTTAAAGAAAAGGAGTTTTTATTTTATTCTCATAGAGGTCCACCTTTAGTTTAAGTTTTTTTATTTTGAACTTGTTTACTTCGTCAATTCGTAAGCTCGGGTCAGAATCGAATAAATATTGCAGCCACTTATTACACAGATTGACAGGGATTTTTAAAAATCCTTATTAATCCTATAAATCTGTGGCAAGAAATAGCAATTTAAATCAATAAAATTTAAACGTATATGAAAAAATATATTTTTCTCATCTTTTTGATGAGTTATTCGTTTGTGGCATTTGCTCAAAATTCAGTTTTTGGGACACTAAAATCAGAAACCAATAAACCAATTATAAACGCAAAAATTACCGTTTACGAATCTAATAGTTATACATTTTCAAATCAGAACGGAGATTTTTTACTTACAAATATTCCTGTTGGAACATGCACTTTACTTATAGAAAAAGAAGGATTTGAAATAAAATCAGAAACATTTCAACTTGCGGTTAATGAAAACAAAAAAGTTGAAATTACGTTACAAACACATGCACATCATATCGATGAAGTACTTGTTTCTTCTGTTTTTAATAAGACACAAAAAGAGAATGTCATGAAAATAGATCATTTGACATTAAAAAATTTACAGAGTCAAGGAGTCGTTAATCTCTCGGATGCTTTAGCTATTCATCCTGGTGTAAGTCAAATAGCAACAGGTAATTCTATTGGCAAACCCATTATTCGAGGCTTGAGTGGCAATAGAGTTTTGACCTATGCGCAAGGCATTCGATTAGAAAATCAACAATTTGGAGAAGAACATGGTTTAGGATTAAATGCAAATGGTTTAGAGAGTGTAGAAATAATTAAAGGTCCGGCTTCATTGTTATATGGCTCTGATGCTATGGGTGGCGTGCTCTATTTTAATCCAGAAAAGTACACCATGAGTGGAAAAACAAATATGGAATTAAATCAAATTTTTCATTCTAATACACAAGGGTCCAATACTTCTTTTAGTGTTAAATCGTCATCGGACTCGTTTAAATTTTTGTGGCAAAATAACTATACTACATATGCCGATTATAAAACACCAAATGGCGAATCTGTTGTTAATACTCGATTTATTGAGAAAGATATTAAATTAGGCACGGCGTATGAAACATCAAAATATACGGCAGATTTACGCTATAATTATAATTATTTAAATCTAGGATTGCCAGAACGTAATCTGGTTGATGTACAATTTAGAACGCCTTTATTTCCAAGTCAGCGTATTGATAATCATATATTGAGTTTAAATCAAAAAATATTTTTTACTAAGTCACGTTTAGAGTCAACAATTGGTTATGTTTTCAATAATAGAAAAGAAATTGAAAGTCCAGATGAGGTAGCGTTAAACATGAAGTTAAAAACATTTAATTATAATATACGCTATTATTTACCAACTTACGGTAAGTTTGAAAATATAATTGGTATCCAAGGACTGCATCAAAAAAATATGAATTATGGAGCAGAACGCTTAATTCCAGATGCAGTGATGTCTGATATTGGTCTTTTTGCAACAACTCAGGTTAATTTTTCCAAAAATGTGCTTCAGCTCGGTTTACGTTACGATCAAAGAAAAATAAATGCTTCAACTTTTGGCGAGGAAGGCGAAGAGGGATTTTTTCCTACCGTAAATAGAAAATTTGAAAGTTTTAATGTTGCATTTGGCGTAAAATCAAAATGGAATGACGCAGTTGTTACAAGATTTAATGTAGCAACAGGATTTAGAGCGCCAAATTTAGCCGAACTAACTTCAAATGGGGTACACGAAGGTAGCAATCGGTATGAAATAGGTAATGTTGCCTTGAAAAACGAACAAAATGTGCAATTTGATTTAAATGTTGATTACACAAAAGAGCACTTTGATTTTTTTGTTAATGGTTTTTATAATCATATTACGAATTACATTTTTATTCAACCAACGGGTACTGAAATTGATGGTAATGTCGTTTACAAGTACACTCAAAACAATGCCGCTTTATTTGGTGGCGAAGCAGGAATACATTTTCATCCACATCCTTTCGATTGGTTACACATAACGAGTAGTTATGAAATGGTTATTGGCCAACAAAGAGGTGACTTAAATTTGCCTTTACTTCCCGCTAATGTTTGGAAAAATAATTTTAAAGCTAGTTTTAACATCAATTCAACGTTCAAAAATGCATATGTATTTGTGCAAGCAAATTATACATTGGCACAAAACAGAATCAGCAGCTTTGAAACGCCTACACCTGATTATTTACTTCTCGGTTCGGGTATAGGAACCGATGTGCATTGGAATAAAGTAAATTTTAAACTGTTTGTATCGGGGACAAATGTTTTAAATAAAGAATATATTGCCCATTTGTCAAGATTAAAATCTGAAGCAATGTATAATATGGGACGGAATGTAATTTTTGGTTTAAATTTTAGTCTATAGATTTAGTATATTTGTGATTCATAATTAAAAAATTGAAAATGAAAAATATTATTTTACTCACAACACTATTAGCCTCATCAACAATGATAGCTCAACATTCTATTCAATATCCAAAAACAAAAAAAGCAGCACATAAAGATGTTTATTTTTCTAATGAAATTGAAGATCCTTACCGCTGGTTAGAAGACGATAGAAGCGTTGAAACCGAAAATTGGGTAAAAGAGCAAAATAAGGTAACATTTAGTTATTTAGATCAAATTCCTTTTAGAAATCAACTAAAAGAGCGTATGCAAAAGCTGTGGAATTATGAAAAAATTTCAGCGCCCTTTAAAGAAGGAAAATATACTTATTTTTATAAAAATAACGGCTTACAAAACCAGTCTGTATTATATAGAAAAGATAATACAGGAAAAGAAGAAGTCTTTTTAGATCCAAACTCATTTTCAAAAGACGGTTCAACTTCTTTAGCGGGACTTAATTTTACCAATGATGGAAAACTAGTTGCTTATTCAATTTCAGAAGCAGGAAGCGATTGGCGAAAAGTAATTGTCATGAATGCCGAAACAAAGGAAATCATTGGCGATACATTAGTCGATATCAAATTTAGTGGTGTTTCCTGGTATAAAAATGAAGGGTTTTATTATTCGAGCTATGACAAACCAACGGGAAGTGAACTTTCTGCCAAAACAGACCAACACAAACTATATTATCATAAATTAGGTACAAAACAGTCATTAGACAAAGTCGTTTTTGGTGCAGATTTTAAAAGACGTTATGTAGGAGGCTCAGTAACTGAAGATAATCGTTATTTAATAATTACGGCTGCAAATGCTACAAGCGGAAATGAATTATATGTAGTTGATTTAAACAAACCTACTTTTGTAATTCAAACGCTTATTGATTACATGAACTATGACTATGATGTAGTAGATAATAAAGGAAATTTATTTTTTATTAGTACAAATGAAGATGCACCTAATAAAAAGTTAATTGCTTTAGACGTAACGAATCCCGTTAAATCAAATTGGAAAACAATTATTCCAGAAACAAAGAATGTTTTATCTATTTCAACAGGAGGAGGTTATATTTTTGCACAATACATGAAAGATGCTTTGTCATTTGTTAAGCAATACAACTATGATGGTACTTTAGTAAGAGAAATTAAATTACCAGGAATTGGAACAGCTAGTGGTTTTGGGGGCAAAAAAGAAGCAAAAACACTGTATTTTTCTTTTACAAATTATGTAACACCTGGAACAACCTACGCATATAATGTTAGCAATGGGGAATCGACTATTTATCAAAAACCTAAAGTCGATTTTAATTCCGAATTATACACTTCTGAACAAGTATTTTATCCTTCAAAAGACGGTACAAAAATACCTATGATTATTACATACAAAAAAGGCCTAAAACTAGACGGCAATAATCCTACTATGTTATACGGTTACGGTGGTTTTAATATAAGTGTTACACCATCATTTAGTATTGCCAATGCGGTTTGGCTTGAAAATGGAGGTATATATGCTGTCGCAAATTTAAGAGGTGGAGGCGAGTATGGAAAAGAATGGCATGACGCTGGCATTCAACAAAAAAAACAAAATGTATTTGATGATTTTATTGCAGCTGCAGAATACTTAATTCAAAAACAATATACATCTTCAAACTTTTTAGCTATTTCCGGAAGATCAAATGGTGGGTTATTAGTTGGTGCATGTATGACACAACGCCCCGATTTGTTTAAAGTTGCCTTACCAGGTGTTGGGGTATTAGACATGTTACGTTACCATACATTTACAGCAGGTGCGGGTTGGGCATATGATTATGGAACAGCAGAGCAAAGTCAAGAAATGTTTACCTATTTAAAAGGCTATTCACCTGTACATAATGTAAAAAACGGAGTTGCTTATCCAGCGACGTTAGTTACAACAGGTGATCATGATGATAGAGTAGTACCCGCACATAGTTTTAAATTTGCGGCTAATTTACAGGAAAAACAAGCGGGTTCCAATCCAGTATTAATTCGTATTGATGTAAATGCTGGTCATGGAGCGGGAAAATCTGTTAGTTCTACTATAGCAGAATTTGCAGACATGCAGGCTTTTACCTTATATAATATGGGAATAAAAAAGTTGTAAATAAATACGATTTATAAAATACTATTTTAAAACCTGTAAAGTCACTTTTACAGGTTTTTTTAATAACTTAATTTAGTCATTAAAATAAAACGTGCAATTTTAGCTTTTCTAGTATTGATGTAGCCACTACCGCTATTGGGTTTATACTTTCTTGGATTAGGTAATATGGCAGCAATGCCTGCAGCTTGTACACGAGTTAAACTTTTACAATCTTTTCCATACCAATGCTGACAAGCGGCTTCGGCTCCATAGACACCATCGCCCATTTCGATGCTGTTTAAATACACCTCCATGATGCGTTCTTTTCCCCAAATGATTTCAATAAGTACTGTAAAATAGGCTTCAAGCGCTTTTCTAAAATAACTTCTTCCTTGCCAAAGAAATACATTTTTTGCAGTTTGTTGCGAAATCGTACTTCCGCCCTTTAATCGTTTTCCTTTAAAATTACCCATAGCTGCTTTTTGCATCGCTTTAAAGTCAAAACCGCTATGGTGGCAAAAGTTACCATCTTCACTCGCAATTACTGCTTTTTGAAGGTTTTTAGAAATTGCTTCAATGGGCACCCAAGTGTGTTTTGTTTCTATATCTTTCCCATCAAATGAATTTTCAAAATGCCTTATCACCATTAAGGGTGTAAAAGGAACGGGTACAAATTTATAGAGGATGACAAAAAATAAACTGATGATATTAAACCAAAGAATTGTTTTCCAAATCAATTTGAATATTCTTTTTTTTAAAGACACTTTCCCTTTTGTAGGCGTTGATTTTGTGTTTGATTTTGTAGCTGCCATTTATATTAAATCTGCTAATTCTTTACCAATTAAACTTCCTATTGCTACACCCATTCCGCCCATTCTAACACCACAATATACATTGTTGCTAAGTTGTTTTACAATCGTTTTTTTTTGTAAACCTACTCCCATGGTACCACTCCAGCGATGCGCAATTTTATAAGGTGTATCTGGCAAAATTACATTTTTTAAAACATCTTCCAAATGTTGCTGAATCAATTCGGTGGTGTCTAATGAGGTTGTTGTTTCACCATCAATATCTAAATTGCGTCCGCCACCTATTAAAATGCGATTATTTATATTTCTAAAATACGTGTAACCTTTATCAATATGAAACGTGCCTTTAATGTTTAAATTCTCAATAGGTTCAGTAATTAATACTTGCGCACGAGCAGGTAATACTTCATTATTAGTTAATTCACGAGCAAATCCGTTAGTGGCAAAAAGTAATTTATGCGTAGTAAAGGAAAGGTCGTTTGTGACCACTTCAACGCTGTCATTTCCTTCT containing:
- a CDS encoding NADH-quinone oxidoreductase subunit NuoE family protein, encoding MEVSNATQNISITPELMARINELIGHYPADKKKSALIPVLHEVQDAHDNWLSVDLQNKVAEILEIQPIEVYEVVTFYTMFNTKPVAKYMFEFCRTSCCATRGVEDLMDYACEKLGVKEGEISKDGLFQFVGVECLGACGYAPMLQLGDFYHEKLSKEKFDQLIEDCKAGKITLHDK
- the nuoD gene encoding NADH dehydrogenase (quinone) subunit D — encoded protein: MGKVVLPADHRYYKYIEERHNEDGSELAILNLGPTHPATHGIFQNILLMDGERILDAEPTIGYIHRAFEKIAENRPFYQITPLTDRMNYCSSPINNMAWWMTLEKLLNIEVPKRAQYLRVIVMELARIADHLICNSILGVDTGAYTGFLYVFQFREKIYEIYEEICGARLTTNMGRIGGFERDWSPAAFEKLNTFLEEFPKAWEEFESLFTRNRIFIDRTVNVGPISAEKAISYGFTGPNLRAAGVDYDVRIAQPYSSYEDFEFDVPVGKSGDTYDRFCVRNAEVWESLKIIRQALDKLPEGPYHADVPDYYLPPKEDVYNNMEALIYHFKIVMGEVPVPVAEVYHPVEGGNGELGFYLITDGSRTPYRLHFRRPCFIYYQAYPEMIKGAMLSDAIAILSSLNVIAGELDA
- a CDS encoding NADH-quinone oxidoreductase subunit C; its protein translation is MALESLDIQNKLQDTFGEKVKHFRTEYDMFVFEVESPSIVEVMRYLKEDPSLNFNFLTDVCGVHYPESPVEEQFCVVYHMHNWFENKRIRIKAFLSGEHPHIETVSNLFLSADWQERETYDFYGIHFDGHPNLCRILNMDEMISFPLRKEFPMEDSGRTDKDDRFFGRTINNA
- a CDS encoding NADH-quinone oxidoreductase subunit B; the encoded protein is MEKSENVKMADAPEGIQGEGFFATRFDQVIGLARANSLWPLPFATSCCGIEFMATMASHYDLARFGSERVSFSPRQADMLLVMGTISKKMAPILRQVYEQMSEPRWVIAVGACASSGGIFDTYSVLQGIDKVLPVDVYVPGCPPRPEQIVDGVMQLQELVKNESTRRRNSEEYKELLASYNIE
- a CDS encoding NADH-quinone oxidoreductase subunit A; translated protein: MQTSQHDFIPIFMQVLLAVGFVGGTILISNLLGPKRSSENKNKSFECGIESVGNARIPFSVKYFLVAILFVLFDVEVIFMYPWAVNFKEMGIDGLVKMGIFMILLLIGFFYVIKKKALVWE
- a CDS encoding cold-shock protein — protein: MQTGTVKFFNESKGFGFITNEETGKDIFVHVTGIKVDNLNEGDRVSYEEEEGRKGIVATNVVIIND
- the aspS gene encoding aspartate--tRNA ligase, translated to MYRSHSCGELNASHISQEVTVAGWVQKSRDKGFMIWVDLRDRYGITQLIFDESRTAKDVFEKAKTLGREFVIQVKGTVIERESKNKNIPTGDIEILVTELVVLNEAQLPPFTIEDETDGGEDIRMKYRYLDIRRNPVKNSLLFRHKVAMEVRKYLSDLDFCEVETPYLIKSTPEGARDFVVPSRMNEGQFYALPQSPQTFKQLLMVGGMDKYFQIVKCFRDEDLRADRQPEFTQIDCEMAFVEQEDILNTFEGLTRHLLKEIKGIDVATFPRITYDYAMKTYGNDKPDIRFGMKFGELNTVAQHKDFGVFNAAELVVGIAVPDCAAFTRKEIDGLIDWVKRPQVGASGMVYCKYELDGSLKSSVDKFYDQEDLKKWAELTGAKPGDLILVLSGPADKTRTQLSALRMELGNRLGLRKPDEFAPLWVVDFPLLEWDEESKRYHAMHHPFTSPKPEDLHLLQSEPGKIRANAYDMVLNGNEIGGGSIRVHDKDLQARMFELLGFTKEEAENQFGFLMNAFQYGAPPHGGLAFGLDRLVAILGGQETIRDFIAFPKNNSGRDVMIDAPSFIDEKQLDELHIKLNILK